In one Lolium rigidum isolate FL_2022 chromosome 3, APGP_CSIRO_Lrig_0.1, whole genome shotgun sequence genomic region, the following are encoded:
- the LOC124703875 gene encoding TLC domain-containing protein 4-like — translation MTMTAYTYQAQAMMRDYLLADPLVPYTSVLIGVVLCKMTYDLTRVLSSFYFKGYSSLTKIQRIEWNNRGMSSAHAIFITAISLYLVVTTDLFSDRIKGPITFRSSIISTSALGVSVGYFITDLAMIFWAYPSLGGMEYVLHHTISLVAIAYTMLSGEGQFYTYMILISESTTPEINMRWFLDTAGLKKSSAYLVNGIMIFVVWLVARIFLFLYVFYHIYLHYSQVVQMHLFGYYLVLTVPSVLFVMNAVWFSKILKGVKKTLSKWS, via the exons ATGACGATGACGGCCTACACGTACCAGGCTCAGGCCATGATGAGGGACTACCTGCTGGCCGATCCGCTCGTCCCCTACACCTCGGTGCTCATTGGCGTTGTCTTGTGCAAGATG ACTTATGATCTCACAAGGGTACTGAGCTCATTTTACTTCAAGGGCTATTCTTCTTTGACAAAGATACAGCGTATTGAATGGAACAACAG GGGTATGTCCAGTGCACATGCGATCTTTATCACGGCTATATCATTATATCTTGTCGTGACTACAGATCTTTTCTCTGACCGCATCAAGGGTCCTATTACATTCCGTAGTTCGATCATCTCCACTTCTGCATTAGGG GTCTCTGTGGGTTATTTCATCACTGATCTTGCTATGATCTTCTGGGCTTATCCTTCCCTTGGTGGAATGGAATAT GTACTCCACCATACCATTTCTCTAGTTGCAATAGCTTACACAATGTTGTCAGGGGAGGGGCAGTTTTACACATACATGATTCTTATTTCAGAATCAACCACCCCTGAAATCAACATGAGATG GTTCCTTGACACTGCTGGACTTAAGAAGTCGAGCGCCTACCTGGTTAATGGTATTATGATATTTGTTGTATGGCTG GTGGCAAGGATATTTTTGTTCCTATATGTCTTTTACCACATCTATCTTCACTACAGTCAG GTAGTGCAGATGCATTTGTTCGGTTATTACCTGGTATTGACTGTGCCATCGGTGCTTTTTGTCATGAACGCCGTGTGGTTTTCGAAGATTTTGAAAGGGGTGAAGAAAACACTGTCGAAATGGTCATGA
- the LOC124703876 gene encoding ras-related protein Rab5A-like, with product MAATSGNKIRNAKLVLLGDVGAGKSSLVLRFVKGQFVEFQESTIGAAFFSQTLAVNDETVKFEIWDTAGQERYHSLAPMYYRGAAAAIVVYDISNQASFTRAKKWVQELQAQGNQNTVVALAGNKADLVETRQVQIEEAKTYAQENGLFFMETSAKTATNVNDIFYEIAKRLLQGQAAQNPQAGMILSQRPNERVVSASSCCS from the exons ATGGCGGCTACCTCCGGGAACAAGATCCGCAACGCCAAACTG GTTCTTCTTGGTGATGTGGGTGCTGGAAAATCCAGCTTGGTGCTTCGGTTTGTAAAAGGACAATTTGTTGAATTCCAA GAATCGACAATTGGAGCGGCTTTCTTCTCACAAACCTTGGCGGTTAATGACGAGACTGTGAAGTTCGAAATTTGGGATACTGCTGGGCAGGAGAGGTATCATAGCTTGGCTCCCATGTACTACAGGGGTGCTGCCGCCGCCATAGTTGTCTATGATATCTCGAATCAG GCATCCTTCACCCGTGCAAAGAAATGGGTTCAAGAACTTCAAGCCCAAG GAAACCAGAATACAGTAGTGGCTCTTGCTGGCAACAAAGCGGATTTGGTAGAGACTAGGCAGGTGCAGATAGAG GAAGCCAAGACATATGCGCAGGAGAATGGCCTCTTCTTCATGGAAACATCTGCTAAAACTGCAACCAATGTGAATGACATATTTTATGAGATTG CAAAGAGATTGCTTCAAGGGCAGGCGGCTCAGAACCCGCAGGCAGGGATGATTCTCTCCCAGAGACCCAACGAGAGAGTGGTTAGCGCGTCTTCATGCTGCTCCTGA
- the LOC124697046 gene encoding trihelix transcription factor ASR3-like, whose product MDAKGSGVMAGAQEGEETRNIMAANAGAMTLVREYRRGNWTLPETMLLIEAKKRVHDDRHPADQGLARWRWVEDYCWRAGCQRSQNQCNDRWDNLMRDYKKVRAYEHAGVAGRGGAPSYWEMARAERKERCLPSNLLREIYEGMREIIESRRMSCGGAGVLFLGAPATTNTNPVDIPMQASPLAQVLPRPLDQETHCTSESPERKRLRPSLDGLPGSSTAATASGHGDHHQEPQGDQSSDDEEEDGLNGAIGRCAAILSGALESREAAEERRHREVMAVEERRNLARQTRREAGEQCMAGLAVAVSQLAGSMLALAAKRKGPAAPK is encoded by the exons ATGGATGCGAAGGGATCCGGCGTCATGGCAGGCGCCCAAGAAGGAGAGGAGACCAGGAACATCATGGCCGCCAACGCCGGCGCCATGACGCTGGTAAGGGAGTACCGGAGGGGAAACTGGACGCTCCCGGAGACGATGCTGCTGATCGAGGCCAAGAAGAGGGTGCACGACGACCGGCACCCGGCAGACCAGGGCCTGGCTCGCTGGCGGTGGGTGGAGGACTACTGCTGGCGCGCCGGTTGCCAGCGCAGCCAGAACCAGTGCAACGACCGCTGGGACAACCTCATGAGGGACTACAAGAAGGTGCGCGCGTACGAGCACGCTGGCGTGGCAGGGAGAGGCGGCGCCCCGAGCTACTGGGAGATGGCGAGGgcggagaggaaggagaggtgccTCCCTTCCAACCTACTGCGCGAGATATACGAGGGCATGCGCGAGATCATCGAGAGCCGAAGGATGagctgcggcggcgccggcgtcctGTTCTTGGGTGCACCGGCCACGACCAACACCAACCCGGTCGACATCCCCATGCAGGCCTCCCCGCTCGCCCAAGTCCTGCCCCGACCTTTAG ACCAAGAAACGCACTGCACTTCCGAGTCGCCTGAGAGGAAGAGGCTACGACCGTCGCTGGACGGCCTGCCCGGGAGCAGCACGGCAGCAACAGCCTCAGGACACGGCGATCACCATCAAGAACCCCAGGGCGACCAGAgctccgacgacgaggaggaggacggcctgAACGGGGCGATCGGCCGATGCGCGGCCATCCTGTCCGGGGCGCTGGAGAGCCGAgaggccgcggaggagcggcggcACAGGGAGGTGATGGCGGTGGAGGAGCGCCGCAACCTCGCCCGGCAGACGCGGCGCGAGGCCGGCGAGCAGTGCATGGCCGGGTTGGCCGTCGCCGTGAGCCAGCTCGCCGGTTCCATGCTCGCGCTCGCCGCCAAGCGGAAGGGCCCCGCCGCGCCCAAGTGA